The genomic interval CAGGGGTGTTTATTGGATAATTGCCCAAAAGACAACAAATGTATAAAAATGACAACGGTAGATAAAGTATATTTAAAAATTGAAAAGGTTCTAAAATCAACCAGTTCTTAAAATACTTTATGGACCACTGTCTAATGAATTTACTGAACTTTGGCAAATTTACCAGGTCTACGTCATTTTGAGAATTACTCCTTGCTTTGCCATTGAAAAATCAATATATTTTGTCAGATTCCCTTCATAAGCCATGCATGGCACTCATTTCAGGGCGGCGCTTCGATTGTAAGGCTTGATGTTGCGCTCAGAATGACTCGATTAGTTTTTTTTCCAAAGTTGAGAAATTTATTCTTCCTTCGGAATACTATGTCCGTTAGGGCGTAGATGAAGTGAATCCTGCAAAGCAGGACCGACGAAGTCTGAGATCAAGACTAAGATGCTATGGCCGTAAGGCCATAGTCATTCACTAACCATTGAAAAAGCGATAGGTGTTAAAATGAGAAAATTGTTTTTTCTATTGGGCTGGTTTTCTTTTGTTACCGCCGCCTGGGGAAGTCAAATCCCCGAAGCGGCCAATTTGGAAAACAAGCCTGCCAATCCGTGGACAGCATACCTGAACAATTCCGTTGACAGTGTAAAACAGATCTTTTTTGCCAACCAGGATACTGATAAACTATTGCTGCAATCGCCGTCAAATGACGGCTATGTCAACTTTAACTTGGCCCAGGGGCTACACCAAAACCCGGCAGGAGCCAGGTATAACCCGACGGCATATCTGGGCTGGAATGTAATGAACGGCGGGGCACGAGAAATAGCCGGGGAAGCTCAGGTTTTCGACAGTTGGGAACACCGCTTTGTTCCCCAAGTAGGCAAAACGTTGTTGGAGCGGCATTGGATCTTCGGTGGCGAGACAGGCAATAGTTATAGGCCAATATCTTCATCAATGCAGGTTGAGAACGAGTTGGTGGATCTATCTTTTTGTGCCGACGAAATAAATTTTTTTGATAAAACATCTACCTTCCAATATTTTATTTTGCGGGCCATCGGCAGCATAATCATTAATAATAAAAGCATTGAACATACTATGAATGATGACCGTGCCTACTATATAAACCAAACCCTGCCTGCCACGAAAGATATTCAGGTTATATATGCTAT from candidate division TA06 bacterium carries:
- a CDS encoding T9SS type A sorting domain-containing protein — its product is MRKLFFLLGWFSFVTAAWGSQIPEAANLENKPANPWTAYLNNSVDSVKQIFFANQDTDKLLLQSPSNDGYVNFNLAQGLHQNPAGARYNPTAYLGWNVMNGGAREIAGEAQVFDSWEHRFVPQVGKTLLERHWIFGGETGNSYRPISSSMQVENELVDLSFCADEINFFDKTSTFQYFILRAIGSIIINNKSIEHTMNDDRAYYINQTLPATKDIQVIYAMGGANIWSQRIMAGSYDYSIYNITRGHDLYIRNADGFVGIGTTTPLARLDVNGGVRAKTLQIGDSTVYITKQKFIRRDTLFEVVNSDTFYMLKKGAVSAVSEDTVLPDKESYNALMQNYPNPVSNIARIEYRLAKNGHVKLDIYNTLGQKVRTLIDRNMPPGAHVSVWDGKDDEDRKVSAGIYIYKLEADDFNAVQKMILIR